Proteins encoded by one window of Panicum virgatum strain AP13 chromosome 7N, P.virgatum_v5, whole genome shotgun sequence:
- the LOC120680754 gene encoding 26S proteasome non-ATPase regulatory subunit 1 homolog A-like, producing the protein MAAVATVSSASGLLAMLQEPAPELKLHALASLNSVVHLFWPEISTSVPTIESLYEDEEFDQRQLAALVVSKVFYYLGELNDSLSYALGAGPLFDVSDDSDYAHALLAKALDEYASIKTRASKATEEEENIDPRLEAIVERMLEKCILDGKYQQAMGMAIECRRLDKLEEAIVRCDNIQGALSYCINLSHQYVNHREYRFEVLRCLVKIYQTLPNPDYLSICQCLMFLGEPETVASILDKLLSGSKEDALLAYQIAFDLVENENQAFLLNVRNRLASPTPVPSNPDTGSALQDDQAASMGTGTETAGDVQMRDDTATPNGNVHTVDPNEIAHANRLAKIKGILSGETSIQLTLQFLYSHNRSDLVILKTIKQAVEMRNSVCHSATICANAIMHAGTTVDTFLRENLEWLSRATNWAKFSATAGLGVIHRGHLQQGRALMAPYLPQSGAVGGGSPYSEGGALYALGLIHANHGEGIKQFLRESLRNTSAEVIQHGACLGLGLAALGTADEEIYEDIKNVLYTDSAVAGEAAGIGMGLLMVGTASEKASEMLAYAHDTQHEKIIRGLSLGIALTVYGREEEADTLIEQMTRDQDPILRYGGMYALALAYRGTANNKAIHQLLHFAVSDVSDDVRRTAVMALGFVLYNEPEQTPRIVSLLSESYNPHVRYGAALAVGISCAGTGLSDAISLLEPLTSDVVDFVRQGALIAMAMVMIQTNESFDSRVGAFRRQLEKIILDKHEDTMSKMGAILASGILDAGGRNVTIKLLSRNKHDKLTAVVGLAVFSQFWYWYPLLYFISLAFSPTAFIGLNSDLKVPKFEFLSHAKPSLFEYPKPTTQQTTTSTVKLPTAILSTYAKAKSRAKKDAESKANQEKATEEASGSSSGKTAKSQEKDADAMQVDNAAEKKAPEPEPTFQLLTNPARVIPAQEKFIRFIESSRYVPVKPAPSGFILLRDLQPTEAEDLALTDAPSTVAATTGNTAAAAGQQGSGSSAMAVDEEPQPPQPFEYTS; encoded by the exons atggcggcggtggctacGGTGAGCTCCGCCAGCGGGCTCCTCGCGATGCTGCAGGagccggcgccggagctgaAGCTGCACGCGCTCGCCAGCCTCAACTCCGTCGTCCATCTCTTCTGGCCCGAGATCTCCACCAGCGTCCCCACCAT TGAGAGCTTGTATGAAGATGAGGAGTTTGATCAGAGGCAGCTTGCAGCACTAGTTGTTTCTAAG GTATTTTACTACCTGGGCGAGTTAAATGATTCACTGTCATATGCACTTGGTGCTGGACCCCTTTTTGATGTTTCCGACGATTCTGATTATGCTCATGCTCTTTTAG CCAAAGCATTAGACGAGTATGCCAGTATCAAGACCAGAGCCTCTAAAGCtacagaggaggaagagaacaTTGATCCTCGATTGGAGGCCATAGTGGAGAGGATGCTTGAAAA GTGTATCCTTGATGGAAAATATCAACAGGCCATGGGTATGGCTATTGAATGCAGGAGGCTGGATAAGCTGGAGGAAGCAATTGTTCGGTGTGATAATATTCAAGGGGCTCTATCGTATTGCATCAACCTTTCTCATCAATATGTTAATCACCGTGAATATCGCTTTGAG GTTCTCCGTTGTCTTGTTAAAATATACCAAACTTTGCCAAATCCAGATTATCTGAGCATTTGCCAGTGTCTGATGTTTTTAGGTGAGCCAGAAACCGTCGCAAGCATATTGGACAAGCTGCTTTCTGGAAGCAAG GAGGATGCTCTTCTCGCGTATCAAATTGCATTCGATCTTGTTGAGAATGAAAACCAGGCCTTCCTTTTGAATGTGAGAAATCGTCTGGCCTCGCCGACTCCTGTGCCATCTAACCCTGACACTGGGTCAGCTTTACAAGATGATCAAGCTGCTAGTATGGGTACAGGCACAGAAACAGCTGGAGATGTTCAGATGAGAGACGACACAGCTACACCGAATGGAAATGTTCACACTGTGGATCCGAATGAGATAGCACACGCCAACAGGCTTGCAAAAATTAAAGGAATACTATCAGGGGAGACTTCTATTCAGCTGACACTGCAATTTCTATACAGTCACAATAG GTCCGATCTTGTAATTCTGAAAACAATAAAACAGGCTGTGGAAATGAGGAACAGTGTTTGCCACAGTGCAACTATATGTGCCAATGCAATCATGCATGCAGGAACTACTGTAGATACCTTCCTAAGAGAAAACCTG GAGTGGTTAAGCAGAGCAACCAATTGGGCGAAATTCAGTGCAACTGCTGGACTAGGTGTCATTCATAGAGGCCACCTTCAACAGGGCCGGGCTTTGATGGCCCCCTACCTACCTCAAAGTGGTGCAGTTGGTGGTGGCAGTCCATATTCAGAAGGTGGTGCCCTGTATGCGTTAGGTCTGATTCATGCCAATCATGGTGAAGGAATCAAACAGTTTCTCCGTGAAAGTCTTCGCAACACCAGTGCTGAG GTCATCCAACATGGTGCATGTTTGGGACTTGGGCTTGCAGCTTTGGGAACTGCAGATGAGGAGATATACGAGGACATAAAGAATGTCCTTTACACAGACAGTGCTGTGGCTGGTGAGGCAGCTGGTATTGGCATGGGCTTGCTCATGGTTGGGACCGCCAGTGAGAAGGCTAGTGAAATGCTTGCTTATGCACATGATACCCAACATGAAAAGATTATAAG GGGTTTGTCTCTGGGCATTGCATTGACAGTATATGGCAGGGAAGAAGAAGCAGACACCTTGATTGAACAAATGACTAGAGATCAAGATCCCATACTACGTTATGGTGGTATGTATGCATTGGCTCTAGCCTACAGGGGAACTGCAAACAACAAAGCTATCCACCAGCTGTTACATTTTGCTGTATCGGATGTCAGTGATGATGTTCGGAGGACCGCAGTTATGGCTCTTGGATTTGTTCTATACAATGAACCCGAGCAG ACTCCAAGAATTGTGTCCCTGCTCTCTGAATCGTACAACCCACATGTTCGTTATGGTGCAGCCTTAGCTGTTGGGATATCTTGTGCAGGAACCGGATTAAGTGATGCGATCTCCTTGCTAGAGCCTCTTACATCAGATGTTGTTGACTTCGTGCGCCAGGGAGCTCTCATTGCTATGGCTATGGTAATGATCCAGACCAATGAGTCCTTCGATTCTCGTGTTGGAGCATTCAGGCGTCAGCTGGAAAAGATCATTCTTGACAAGCATGAGGACACCATGAGCAAAATGGGTGCCATACTAGCTTCTGGTATTCTTGATGCTGGTGGTAGGAATGTCACAATCAAGCTCCTCTCAAGGAACAAACATGACAAACTCACTGCTGTGGTTGGTCTCGCTGTTTTCAGTCAGTTCTGGTACTGGTATCCTCTCTTATATTTCATCAGCCTGGCCTTCTCACCAACAGCCTTCATTGGGCTCAACTCTGATCTGAAAGTGCCGAAGTTTGAGTTCTTGTCACATGCTAAACCATCCCTTTTTGAGTATCCCAAGCCGACAACTCAGCAGACTACAACTTCAACCGTGAAGCTGCCAACAGCTATTTTGTCAACTTACGCCAAGGCAAAATCTAGGGCAAAGAAAGATGCAGAAAGCAAAGCTAACCAGGAGAAGGCCACGGAAGAGGCTTCTGGTTCTTCTTCAGGCAAGACGGCTAAAAGTCAGGAGAAGGATGCTGATGCGATGCAG GTTGATAACGCTGCGGAGAAGAAGGCCCCTGAACCCGAGCCAACCTTCCAGCTCCTGACAAACCCAGCTCGTGTGATTCCTGCCCAGGAGAAGTTCATCAGGTTCATCGAAAGTAGCCGATACGTCCCAGTGAAGCCTGCTCCCTCTGGATTCATCCTCCTCAGGGACCTGCAACCCACCGAGGCTGAGGACCTTGCGCTGACCGATGCCCCCTCAACAGTCGCAGCAACCACCGGCAACACGGCAGCTGCTGCAGGCCAGCAGGGATCAGGATCATCCGCCATGGCTGTCGATGAGGAGCCGCAACCACCTCAACCCTTCGAGTACACCTCGTAA
- the LOC120683366 gene encoding probable nucleoredoxin 3: MKGEEEVRKHVKILQLAGVESLLSNGGKELPLSSIEGKMTWLFFSAHWCRPCRNFTPKLVQIYTMLRNTNKNIEIIFISLDHDEASFLDHFKSMPWLALPFNTSLRRKLCSHFGIEHIPALIPLSVTPSGGLGFEDDVVKLVEEYGVDAYPFSANRRGELEAMDDARRQGGKLQELLGCKDRDFVISADGIKISIADLTGKIVGLYFGAHWCPPCRTFTKKLVEVYNELKILRPGSFEVIFISIDRSKEEFQASLSAMPWLAIPYSDTARQELTRIFAIKGIPALLILGMDGKVLKTDGRRAISAYGATAFPFTESRVSEVDEALRKEGDKLPRRVNDPRHSHELELDMAKAYVCDECLQKGRHWVFSCKQCNFDLHPSCVEESK, encoded by the exons ATGAAAGGAGAGGAAGAGGTGAGGAAACATGTGAAAATTTTGCAGCTGGCTGGTGTTGAATCTCTTCTATCCAACGGAGGAAAG GAATTACCTCTGTCCTCCATTGAAGGGAAGATGACCTGGCTCTTCTTCTCAGCTCACTGGTGCAGGCCATGCAGGAACTTCACCCCAAAGCTAGTCCAAATCTACACAATGCTCCGGAACACTAACAAGAATATCGAAATTATCTTCATATCACTTGACCATGACGAGGCAAGCTTCTTGGATCACTTCAAAAGCATGCCATGGCTCGCTTTGCCCTTCAACACTAGCCTAAGGCGAAAGTTGTGCAGCCACTTTGGCATTGAGCATATCCCCGCACTGATTCCTTTGTCAGTAACACCATCTGGTGGACTGGGATTCGAAGATGATGTAGTGAAGCTGGTTGAGGAGTACGGAGTAGATGCATACCCCTTCAGTGCAAATAGGAGAGGGGAGCTGGAAGCCATGGATGATGCCAGGAGACAAGGAGGTAAGCTTCAGGAGCTTCTTGGCTGCAAGGACAGAGACTTTGTCATAAGTGCAGATGGCATAAAG ATTTCTATAGCTGACCTTACTGGGAAGATTGTCGGCCTGTACTTTGGGGCACATTGGTGCCCACCTTGCCGCACCTTCACGAAAAAACTGGTAGAGGTGTACAATGAACTGAAGATATTGAGACCTGGAAGTTTTGAGGTTATCTTCATTTCCATAGACCGCAGCAAAGAGGAATTCCAAGCAAGCCTAAGTGCAATGCCTTGGCTTGCCATCCCCTATTCTGACACCGCCAGGCAAGAGCTAACAAGAATCTTTGCTATCAAGGGCATCCCAGCACTCCTGATACTTGGTATGGATGGTAAAGTTCTAAAAACAGATGGCAGAAGAGCAATTTCAGCTTATGGTGCAACAGCATTCCCATTCACGGAATCTAGAGTTTCTGAGGTGGATGAAGCACTCAGGAAGGAAGGAGACAAACTGCCTCGCCGAGTGAATGATCCACGACACAGTCATGAGCTTGAATTGGACATGGCCAAGGCCTATGTCTGTGATGAATGCCTACAGAAGGGGAGGCATTGGGTATTCTCCTGTAAGCAGTGTAACTTTGATCTTCATCCCTCCTGTGTAGAAGAAAGTAAATAA